The following are encoded in a window of Paraburkholderia hospita genomic DNA:
- the asd gene encoding aspartate-semialdehyde dehydrogenase has protein sequence MNVGLVGWRGMVGSVLMQRMQQEGDFDLIEPVFFSTSNAGGNAPSFAKNETKLKDATSIDDLKKCDAIISCQGGDYTNEVFPKLRAAGWNGYWIDAASSLRMKDDAVIILDPVNLDVIKNALVKGQKNFIGGNCTVSLMLMALGGLFRENLVDWMTAMTYQAASGAGAQNMRELLSQMGTLHGAVKDELANPSSAILDIDRRVLSAMNSDSMPTDHFGVPLAGSLIPWIDKDLGNGMSKEEWKGGAETNKILGKPAMGEPGSIPVDGLCVRIGAMRCHSQALTIKLNKDVPLDEVNGILASANDWVKVVPNEREASMRDLSPAVVTGTLTVPVGRLRKLAMGGEYLSAFTVGDQLLWGAAEPLRRMLRILLDK, from the coding sequence ATGAACGTAGGTCTCGTAGGTTGGCGCGGCATGGTCGGCAGCGTCCTGATGCAACGCATGCAACAGGAAGGCGATTTCGATCTGATCGAACCGGTGTTTTTCAGCACCAGCAATGCGGGCGGCAATGCGCCGTCGTTTGCCAAAAACGAGACCAAGCTCAAAGATGCGACAAGCATCGACGACCTGAAGAAGTGCGACGCCATCATCTCCTGCCAGGGCGGCGACTACACGAACGAAGTGTTCCCAAAGCTGCGCGCAGCGGGCTGGAACGGCTACTGGATCGACGCGGCTTCGTCGCTGCGCATGAAGGATGACGCCGTCATCATTCTCGATCCCGTCAACCTCGACGTGATCAAGAACGCGCTGGTCAAGGGCCAGAAGAATTTCATCGGCGGCAACTGCACGGTCAGCCTGATGCTGATGGCGCTGGGCGGCCTGTTCCGCGAAAACCTCGTCGACTGGATGACGGCCATGACGTATCAGGCTGCTTCCGGCGCGGGCGCGCAAAACATGCGTGAACTGCTGAGCCAGATGGGCACGCTGCACGGCGCAGTGAAGGATGAGCTGGCCAATCCGTCGTCGGCCATTCTCGATATCGACCGCCGCGTGCTGTCGGCCATGAACAGCGACAGCATGCCGACCGATCACTTCGGCGTGCCGCTCGCGGGCTCGCTGATTCCGTGGATCGACAAGGATCTCGGCAACGGCATGTCGAAGGAAGAGTGGAAGGGCGGCGCGGAAACCAACAAGATTCTCGGCAAGCCCGCGATGGGCGAGCCGGGCTCGATCCCCGTCGACGGCCTGTGCGTGCGTATCGGCGCAATGCGCTGCCACTCGCAGGCGCTGACCATCAAGCTGAACAAGGACGTGCCGCTCGACGAAGTGAACGGCATTCTCGCTTCGGCGAACGACTGGGTGAAGGTCGTGCCGAACGAGCGCGAAGCGTCGATGCGCGATCTGTCGCCCGCCGTGGTGACGGGCACGCTGACGGTGCCGGTCGGCCGCCTGCGCAAGCTCGCGATGGGTGGCGAATATCTGTCGGCATTCACGGTCGGCGACCAGTTGCTGTGGGGCGCTGCTGAGCCGCTGCGTCGGATGCTTCGCATTCTGCTCGACAAGTAA
- the leuB gene encoding 3-isopropylmalate dehydrogenase, with protein MKIAVLPGDGIGKEIVKEAVKVLNVLGEKFELEEAPVGGAGYEAAGHPLPEATLKLAKEADAILFGAVGDWKYDSLERSLRPEQAILGLRKHLQLFANFRPAICYPQLTGASSLKPEIVSGLDILIVRELNGDIYFGSPRGVRAAPDGPFEGAKEGFDTMRYSEPEVRRIAHVAFQAAQKRDKKLTSVDKANVLETSQLWKDVMIDVSKEYAEVELSHMYVDNAAMQLVKAPKSFDVIVTGNMFGDILSDEAAMLTGSIGMLPSASLDKNNKGLYEPSHGSAPDIAGKGIANPLATILSAAMMLRYSLNRAEQADRIESAVKKVLEQGYRTGDILTPGCKQVGTEAMGDAVVAAL; from the coding sequence ATGAAGATCGCAGTGTTGCCGGGCGACGGCATTGGCAAGGAAATCGTCAAGGAAGCCGTCAAGGTTCTGAACGTGCTCGGCGAGAAGTTCGAGCTGGAAGAAGCGCCCGTCGGCGGCGCGGGCTACGAGGCGGCGGGTCATCCGCTGCCGGAAGCCACGCTCAAGCTCGCGAAGGAAGCGGACGCGATCCTGTTCGGCGCGGTTGGCGACTGGAAGTACGATTCGCTCGAGCGTTCGCTGCGTCCAGAACAGGCAATCCTGGGCCTGCGCAAGCATTTGCAACTGTTCGCGAACTTCCGTCCGGCGATCTGCTATCCGCAATTGACGGGCGCGTCGTCGCTGAAGCCGGAAATCGTATCGGGCCTCGATATCCTGATCGTGCGCGAACTGAACGGCGACATCTATTTCGGCTCGCCGCGCGGTGTGCGTGCAGCGCCGGACGGTCCGTTCGAAGGCGCGAAAGAAGGCTTCGACACGATGCGTTATTCGGAACCCGAAGTGCGCCGCATCGCGCACGTCGCATTCCAGGCGGCGCAGAAGCGCGACAAGAAGCTGACGTCGGTCGACAAGGCGAACGTGCTCGAAACGTCGCAATTGTGGAAGGACGTGATGATCGATGTCTCGAAGGAATACGCGGAAGTCGAGCTGTCGCATATGTATGTCGACAACGCGGCAATGCAGCTCGTGAAGGCGCCGAAATCGTTCGACGTGATCGTTACGGGCAACATGTTCGGCGACATTCTGTCGGACGAAGCGGCAATGTTGACGGGTTCGATCGGCATGCTGCCGTCGGCTTCGCTCGACAAGAACAACAAGGGTCTGTACGAGCCCTCGCACGGCTCGGCGCCGGATATCGCGGGCAAGGGCATTGCGAATCCGCTCGCCACGATTCTGTCGGCCGCGATGATGCTGCGTTATTCGCTGAACCGGGCCGAGCAGGCCGACCGTATCGAAAGCGCCGTGAAAAAGGTGCTGGAGCAAGGCTATCGCACGGGCGATATTCTCACGCCGGGCTGCAAGCAGGTCGGCACGGAAGCGATGGGCGACGCCGTGGTGGCCGCGCTGTAA